One Bacillus sp. (in: firmicutes) DNA window includes the following coding sequences:
- a CDS encoding GNAT family N-acetyltransferase: MHWYEKLSQYFPIEEMKSREHMETLLKERGEIYHKDEGPNHVLMYAELDDFIFIDYLFVSKNARGQGLGHQLIEKLKKKGKPIILEVEPLDYEDSDTEKRLRFYKREGFEHASSIGYRRRSLATNKINEMEILYWAPNNEPEELVYEAMKKTYEMIHTYKDEDLYGESYQPVEEVLTFEENRQKDILEEI; this comes from the coding sequence ATGCATTGGTATGAAAAATTAAGTCAATATTTCCCGATTGAAGAAATGAAGTCGAGGGAACATATGGAAACTTTACTAAAGGAAAGAGGCGAAATTTATCATAAAGACGAAGGGCCAAATCATGTTTTGATGTATGCAGAATTAGATGATTTTATTTTTATTGATTATTTATTTGTTTCTAAAAATGCTCGTGGTCAAGGATTAGGACACCAATTGATTGAAAAATTAAAAAAGAAAGGAAAACCGATTATCTTAGAAGTTGAGCCTTTAGACTATGAAGATTCCGATACCGAAAAACGGTTACGTTTTTATAAACGTGAAGGTTTTGAGCACGCGTCCAGTATTGGATATCGTCGTCGATCGCTTGCAACAAACAAAATTAACGAAATGGAAATTTTATATTGGGCACCGAATAATGAACCGGAAGAGCTTGTTTATGAAGCGATGAAAAAAACGTACGAAATGATTCATACCTATAAAGATGAGGACTTATATGGAGAATCATACCAACCTGTAGAAGAAGTATTGACATTTGAGGAAAACCGCCAAAAGGATATTTTAGAGGAAATTTAA
- the spxA gene encoding transcriptional regulator Spx, whose product MVTLYTTPSCTSCRKAKAWLEEHGIPYKERNIFSEPLTIDEIKEILRMTEDGTDEIISTRSKAFQKLNIDLDTLPLQDLFELIQNNPGLLRRPIIMDEKRLQVGYNEDEIRRFLPRKVRTFQLLEAQKMVN is encoded by the coding sequence ATGGTAACATTGTACACAACACCAAGTTGCACATCATGTCGTAAAGCAAAAGCATGGCTTGAAGAACATGGAATTCCTTACAAAGAACGTAACATTTTTTCTGAGCCATTAACGATCGATGAAATTAAGGAAATTTTACGTATGACGGAGGATGGAACGGACGAAATTATTTCCACACGTTCCAAGGCGTTTCAAAAGCTAAACATCGATTTAGATACACTTCCACTACAAGACTTATTTGAATTAATTCAAAATAATCCAGGTTTATTGCGCCGTCCGATTATTATGGATGAAAAGCGTTTACAAGTGGGATATAATGAAGATGAAATTCGTCGTTTCTTACCAAGAAAAGTACGTACGTTCCAGTTACTCGAAGCACAAAAAATGGTAAACTAA
- the mecA gene encoding adaptor protein MecA, whose protein sequence is MEIERINENTVKFYISYVDIEERGFDREEIWYNRERSEELFWEMMDEIHQEEDFTFEGPLWIQVQALEKGLEVVVTKAQISKDGQRFELPIPEDKLRDFPVDERIEQFLDEHFHIKSETDDETLDFTLMFQDFEHVLALAKRPRLEQLKTKLFSFENKYFLQVEFPEGTFEEDEIDDILSILLEYGQESLVTVHRLEEYGKVIISENVFEQLNNYFSS, encoded by the coding sequence ATGGAAATCGAACGCATTAACGAAAACACCGTTAAGTTTTACATTTCATACGTTGATATAGAAGAGCGCGGCTTTGACCGTGAAGAGATTTGGTATAATCGGGAACGGAGCGAAGAACTATTTTGGGAAATGATGGATGAAATTCATCAAGAAGAAGATTTTACGTTTGAAGGTCCACTATGGATTCAAGTGCAAGCGTTGGAAAAAGGACTAGAAGTGGTAGTGACCAAAGCACAAATTTCGAAAGATGGTCAGCGATTTGAACTTCCGATTCCTGAAGATAAACTGCGAGACTTTCCTGTTGACGAGCGCATTGAGCAGTTTTTGGATGAACATTTCCATATCAAATCTGAAACAGATGATGAAACGTTAGATTTTACGTTAATGTTTCAAGATTTTGAGCACGTGTTAGCTTTAGCAAAACGCCCCCGTCTTGAGCAATTAAAAACGAAGCTATTCTCGTTTGAAAATAAATACTTTCTTCAAGTCGAGTTTCCAGAGGGTACGTTCGAAGAAGATGAAATTGACGACATTTTAAGTATTTTACTCGAATACGGACAAGAATCACTAGTAACTGTTCATCGTTTAGAAGAATACGGGAAAGTGATTATTTCTGAAAATGTATTCGAACAATTAAATAACTATTTCTCTTCATAA
- the cls gene encoding cardiolipin synthase: MRNTVRVIIFLLLLIGIYLIFQNQFPSELLKYFSLFISFSVLFISFLIFLENRHPAQTLTWLVVLGSFPLVGFIFYLLFGRNYRKERIFRKKYILDQEAYSKYERIDERAEEKIHQLGKHQQKLFRLAHRLGNSPISFATETKVLTNGQETFDHILQELEKARHHIHLEYYIVRHDGIGTKIKDILIRKARSGVTVRFLYDAVGSWKLSSAYIQELRDAGVEMVPFGPVKLPFLNNKFNFRNHRKIIVIDGNIGFVGGLNIGDEYLGLNEHFGFWRDTHLMVKGEAVRTLQLIFLQDWYYMTNDSFFSPGYLSPNPVPVQDSGGVQLIAGGPDNEWSVLKNIFFSMITSAEKSVWIASPYFIPDEDIFSALKIAALSGIDVRLLVPKRPDKRIVFYASRSYFPEMLEAGVKIYEYNKGFLHSKIMIVDEELASIGTSNMDMRSFHLNFEVNAFLYRTNSTQTLVNDFLNDLQNADEIDYEQFKKRSLFHRIVESTSRLLSPLL; encoded by the coding sequence ATGAGAAACACGGTACGGGTGATCATCTTCTTATTATTATTAATCGGCATTTATTTGATTTTTCAAAATCAATTTCCATCTGAATTACTAAAATATTTTAGTTTGTTTATTTCTTTTTCCGTTTTGTTTATTAGTTTTTTAATTTTCTTAGAAAATCGTCATCCCGCCCAAACATTAACTTGGCTGGTGGTGTTAGGGAGCTTTCCGCTAGTTGGCTTTATTTTTTACCTTTTGTTTGGGCGCAACTATCGGAAAGAACGGATTTTTCGAAAAAAATACATTTTAGACCAAGAAGCGTATAGTAAATATGAACGAATCGATGAACGAGCGGAAGAAAAAATTCATCAATTAGGAAAACATCAACAAAAACTGTTCCGTCTTGCCCATCGTTTAGGAAATAGCCCAATTTCATTTGCAACGGAAACGAAAGTTTTAACAAACGGTCAAGAAACGTTTGATCACATTTTACAAGAGCTAGAAAAAGCGAGACATCACATCCATTTAGAATATTATATTGTTCGCCACGATGGCATTGGAACCAAAATTAAAGACATTTTGATTAGAAAAGCTCGTTCGGGAGTGACCGTTCGTTTTTTATATGACGCCGTCGGTTCGTGGAAACTTTCTTCTGCTTATATTCAAGAATTACGGGATGCTGGTGTCGAAATGGTACCGTTTGGTCCTGTTAAGTTACCATTTTTAAATAATAAGTTTAATTTCCGCAATCACCGTAAAATTATTGTTATTGACGGCAATATTGGTTTTGTCGGTGGCTTGAATATCGGTGACGAGTATTTAGGGTTAAATGAACATTTTGGCTTTTGGCGAGATACGCATTTAATGGTGAAGGGGGAAGCCGTTCGCACCCTGCAGCTCATCTTTTTACAAGATTGGTATTACATGACGAACGATAGCTTCTTTTCACCAGGTTATTTGTCTCCTAATCCAGTCCCTGTTCAAGACAGTGGGGGAGTTCAGTTAATTGCAGGAGGGCCGGATAACGAATGGAGTGTTTTGAAAAATATTTTCTTTTCTATGATCACATCAGCAGAAAAGTCCGTTTGGATTGCTTCTCCATACTTTATTCCAGATGAAGATATTTTTTCTGCGTTAAAAATTGCGGCGTTAAGCGGGATTGACGTCCGGTTGTTAGTCCCGAAGCGTCCTGATAAACGAATTGTATTTTACGCATCGAGGTCGTATTTTCCGGAAATGCTTGAAGCCGGTGTAAAAATATACGAATATAATAAAGGATTTTTGCATAGTAAAATTATGATTGTTGATGAAGAATTAGCATCGATTGGTACATCTAATATGGATATGCGAAGCTTCCATTTAAATTTTGAGGTAAATGCCTTTTTATATCGTACCAATAGTACGCAAACATTAGTGAACGACTTTTTAAATGACTTACAAAATGCTGATGAAATTGATTACGAACAGTTTAAAAAACGATCGCTTTTTCATCGAATTGTCGAATCAACTTCCCGTTTGCTGTCCCCTCTTTTATAA